TCCTATATCTATCTTGCCGAAGAACTGGCAAAAATTGGAATCGCGACATTACGCGTCGACCTTCCTGGACATGGGGATAGCGAATACCATCTTCTTGATTTCTCCCTAGAAGACTACAAAACCAGCGTGTGGGAAATTATAAGTTACGCTTTTTCTCAATCGTATACGGATACAGAAAATGTAGCAATTTTTGGCTCTTCACTCGGAGGAACTTTGGCTCTTCTCAATATAGCTGCTTTTCCTAAAGTCAAAAGCTTAGCCCTTTGGGCCCCTACAATCTTAGGAGCTCTATGGCTGCAGGAAACCCTCAGCCAACCAAAATCTGAAGTGACCACAAAAGATGAAGAGGTCCTCTATGCAGGAGTTCCTATAAATAAAACCTTTTGTTCGCAATTCATAGATTTGCAAGCCCTACAAGAAGCCCATCTTTTCTCTCCAGCACTCTCTATTCTCTATATGCAAGGCCAACAAGACTCTCTAGTCTCCCTACAGCATCAAAAGCTTTTCCAAGAGGCCTTCATAAATAAAAGCAACCCTGTAGATATCCGAACTTATCCTAACGTCGATCACACCTTTGCCTGTACTAACACCTCTGTCTTCTCCGACCTCATTCAGTGGCTACAATGTGAACTTACCCCTCAGGACTAGCTGTGGAACTCCTATCTTTAAATAAAAGCTATTTTGAAATCCAACGCTTGCGCTACCGCCCAGATACTCTAGCTTTCCTAGATACCATAAAATCCCAACATTTTCAGGACTCTACAACTCCCCCCTCATGCTCTCAAGAACTCCAAGAAAGCCTCCCGAATCTCTGTCGCATTCCTGATGTCTCTATTTTCAAAGGGGAAGCCACTTCCTCACCTCCACTGAAAATTGGCGTTTTACTCTCTGGAGGGCATGCTCCAGGAGGACACAATGTCGTGATCGGCTTATTTGATGGTCTGCGAGCCTTTAATCCTAAATCACGACTTTTCGGCTTTATAAAAGGACCTCTAGGGCTAATCCGAGGATTATATAAAGATTTAGATATCTCTAAGATCTATGATTACTATAACCTGGGAGGGTTTGATATGCTCTCCTCAAGTCGCGAGCAAATTACCACAAAAGAACAAAAAAGCACGATTCTTGCAACTGTGAAAAAACTTAAGCTCGATGGACTACTCATTATTGGCGGGAACCATTCCAATACCAACACCGCCATGCTTGCAGAGTACTTTCTTGAACATAACTGCTCCATTCCTGTCATTGGCGTTCCAAAAACTATAGATGGTGATCTTAAAAACCACTGGATAGAGACCTCCTTAGGCTTCCATACCTCCTGTCGGATCTACTCCGAAATGATCGGGAACCTCATGAAAGACACTCTCTCCATAAAAAAATACCACCATTTTGTGCGCCTTATGGGGCAGAGAGCCTCTTACACCACGCTAGAATGCGGCCTACAAACACAACCTAACATCACGTTAATTAGCGAGCATATCGCCATAAGAAAGCTCTCCCTAAAGCAGCTTTGTAAGCATATCGCCCTGAGCCTTATCAGCCGCTATCGCTCTGGGAAAAACTACAGCACCATGCTTATCCCTGAAGGGCTAATCAAACATATTTCCGACACACGAAAGCTGATCCACGAGCTGAACCTCCTCCTCTTAAAACAAAAACTCCCATTAGAAAAACTCTTAGAAAAGCTTTCTCCAGAAGCTCTAAAAACCTTTCGCTCCCTACCACCAGAAATTGCCCAGCAAATTCTTACTGCTAGAGATTCCTATGGGAACATCCTCGTCTCCAAAATCTCTACAGAAGAGCTCCTGGCAACTCTAGTGAAAAAAGAAATTCATAAGATCGATCCTCAAATGGATTTCTCTCCTGTTGCGCACTTCTTCGGCTATGAATCCCGGGCAGGCTTTCCTTCCAACTTCGACTGCAATTACGGCATCGCTCTGGGGATCTTCTCTGCACTCTTTCTTGTTCGTAAGAAAACAGGTTATATGGTCACCATAAATAACCTCGCCAAACCCTATAAAGAATGGAAAGGAGGTGGCGCCCCATTATACAAGATGATGCACGTCGAAGCCCTAGGA
This genomic stretch from Chlamydia pecorum E58 harbors:
- a CDS encoding alpha/beta hydrolase; translation: MLLSAARNYERRSILSITLLNEVTSFGVLHTPRLSPPYPLVIILHGLASNKIGTKRSYIYLAEELAKIGIATLRVDLPGHGDSEYHLLDFSLEDYKTSVWEIISYAFSQSYTDTENVAIFGSSLGGTLALLNIAAFPKVKSLALWAPTILGALWLQETLSQPKSEVTTKDEEVLYAGVPINKTFCSQFIDLQALQEAHLFSPALSILYMQGQQDSLVSLQHQKLFQEAFINKSNPVDIRTYPNVDHTFACTNTSVFSDLIQWLQCELTPQD
- a CDS encoding diphosphate--fructose-6-phosphate 1-phosphotransferase encodes the protein MELLSLNKSYFEIQRLRYRPDTLAFLDTIKSQHFQDSTTPPSCSQELQESLPNLCRIPDVSIFKGEATSSPPLKIGVLLSGGHAPGGHNVVIGLFDGLRAFNPKSRLFGFIKGPLGLIRGLYKDLDISKIYDYYNLGGFDMLSSSREQITTKEQKSTILATVKKLKLDGLLIIGGNHSNTNTAMLAEYFLEHNCSIPVIGVPKTIDGDLKNHWIETSLGFHTSCRIYSEMIGNLMKDTLSIKKYHHFVRLMGQRASYTTLECGLQTQPNITLISEHIAIRKLSLKQLCKHIALSLISRYRSGKNYSTMLIPEGLIKHISDTRKLIHELNLLLLKQKLPLEKLLEKLSPEALKTFRSLPPEIAQQILTARDSYGNILVSKISTEELLATLVKKEIHKIDPQMDFSPVAHFFGYESRAGFPSNFDCNYGIALGIFSALFLVRKKTGYMVTINNLAKPYKEWKGGGAPLYKMMHVEALGKTLTPKIKTDSVHPHSPALQYLLKQGEECLLNDSYRFPGPLQYFGEKELIDQRPLTLLWES